The DNA sequence GCACATCGCAGGCATCCCCAGACTTTCCAGAGAGCTTtagcaactcccaggtaagtttaactGTCACATAAGATAGCAGGAATTGAATGGGGGATTGTACATGTGTGCATAACCTTTGGTTTTAGAAGTTGGAGGCTTTCTGTAACCATGCATATAGGTGTTCCTGCTAATAGGAATTCTGTTCTGTTCCCCGTCCCCTTCATTCACAGGGCATATAGCCTTGGGAACACTGCACTCCTTCATGGAACACTGCACTCTATCttgtctctcccccacccatgtTCCAGATCCATTGCCTACTTTGTTCTGGTAGTGTTGTTTACCCTTTTTAAAAGTGACCTCAGAAGGTGGGGCTGGTGACTGCATGACTATCACAAGGGTCAGCTGATCAGTGCTTTGCAATCCGTTTTCAACCAAAAATCAGAATAGGTTTCCCCCCAAACTCAATTGGAAGAGAAAGTTGTATGTATGGCCAGTGTCTGGTGAATGTGTTTTCACTACAAGTTCACTGCTAAAACTTACATACATACTTAAAGCTCAGCTATTGGGGACTTTACAGTTCCCCTGAATAGAATTTTCTTCTGCTctggtgtctgtttacacactTCGTGGAAGGAAAATGACCACTCTGATGTACATTGTGCAAAAGAACCAGTATGAGCCAAGTGCGAGTATGATGTCCCATTGGTATTTCTTTGGAAAAATATTCAAGGAGACTTTTTTCTTTGAATTCAAGGAGAATTTGTCACTGTTTAGATTCTTAAAGTTAAGCTGATGTTCAAAAACGTAATAGATTATTTTCATTGCAGCTTCAAAATAGCCCAAGACTGATTGTGGTCTTATAAACAGATAGGTCCTACAAAATGAGGAAACTGGAGTAATTTGAAGCAATTTAATAGGCTTGGGTAAACTCTCTTGGCATGTAAAACACTTCTGATGCTTTGAACAGTCTGACAGTCAGAAGTAtgtcccgttgtgttcagtggggcttgctcctaggaaattATGGATATGATTATGGCCTAAGATTATGGCCTTATAACATATAAGCTATATTACTAAATGTTTGCATTGAGATTGTGTTCTAATAAACTATAGGTAGTGTTACATAAACTGTACTCTTGGAATCAGAATTGGAAATCAAATAGTTCTTTGCATAGTGAAACTGGCAGTCTAAACTACTCACAAAACAGTTTAGGTTGATATCTTTTGGAATGGTGCATTCAAATGCTGTATGTCTGTGAGTCATCTGTCAATGATTTTACTTACCTGCAGAAGCTGGTTCAGATGAAATCTGAACTGAATTTGAAGAAAATTTGCATGAAGGATATTTCTACCCATTTTGAATTCTACAAAGACTCGCATTTCCCCCTAGAATCCAAGCAGCTTAACACAAAGTCTTGCTTTGATCTAATCACTCTTTTAATGGATTTGGAGAATAGGAATGAAAATGTTTGCAAAGCTACATAAACGTATACAAAGGTTGGGTGCGGTCCTTAAGTAGAAGTGTGTGGGCAGCCATGGGGGGTGACAATAAGGTAGTGCCCAATCAGAGATTTACAGTACTGTCCTAAGTTCACTATGCTCACATTGTAATTTGCAGCAGCATGGAGGATCATGGTGCCAGCAGACAGACCTGTGCCTTCACCAGTTGGAGACCAGCATGTAGGAAGGGCATGCCATGTAGGAAGGGCAGAACGGGCAgaacggaggtggggagaggggaagggatgAATTGGCCCCAGGAGGGATTGGGGACCGCAACAGAGGGTTCTGCTGGATCCtgttcccccctcctgggccagatctgccGACACAAAGCTgctcaggtctgcaccagctattttgctggcgtgaGCTAGAATAACCGCATAGTGGCTTCTGGAGTTTACCctgtgggaaggggagaaatATTCCCTTTtattggggagacctccagcagcttttcattctgcactggatgcagtggaggccttttctgtgccactgcatcacagcacaGAAAGATGGGATTGGGCATTTTCTATGTAAGTCTTCGAAAAGGTTGTTCACTCATGAGTTATTTATACAGTGAAGGAGAGGACTTTCATGGGCTCAAAAAGGTAGAATGGCAGTAATGTACGGAGGTCACTTGTCATGACTGTGATCACCAGTGGATAAAACAGGATTTACTCAAAATCGCTTGCCTCAAAAAGATATTGCATCTCACCAGGCTCTGGTTCTGCTGTTACACTGAACAATTTGTTTGAGATGTTATATATATGGTGCTAACCCCAGTGTTCTTACATGTAGCTGTCAAGATCAAGAAGAACAAGGATAATGTGAAATTCAAAGTGCGTTGTAGCCGGTATCTGTATACGTTGGTAATCACAGACAAAGAAAAGGCTGAAAAACTGAAGCAGTCTCTGCCACCAGGTAACTAAACTTGAAGGATGCTATGTATTGTAGGGAAAGACTCTGGTTATGTGATCGTGGTCTTAATTTGTTTTCAGGACCAActgatatatatgtgtgtgtattatTTAATAGTATATAACCCGTCATTCTCCTCCAGAGACAGttgacaattttaaaaaacaccaaACATAAAGATTAATATCCAGTAtgcatatttattattatatcagTATAAAAAAGACACTCTCATAGCTGATAGCCGGTTGAATGTCTGCCAGCAGCTCACACAGGACCTCATCCAATGTCTGTGGGGGTAGGGGCGTAGATTCCTATGGGGACTCGAATATCTTAAGATCTTCTCATGCATTTCTTCATGAGATTGATGATATGGGTGCAACCCAGCTGTAGTTAAGCCCGTTAATGTTAATTTCTTTTGAAGAGTAAAATATGACCCTAACACACTCCCTTTTTTGTCATTCACGCTTGAAATTGAAATCTAGTTGGATTATGCTTAAATATCCATTTCTTGTTAAGTCAGTGGCTCCTAGCACCGGCACctactttttttaaaactacactCTATTGGAAACCACCTATATtttccagactttttaaaaaggagatatagaaagatttatttattagtaatgagaagaaaacatttatctctctacatttgcacatgcttgcaaactgcaggaactgagctttttgcaaagtaattagcagctatagtatctgatttttttgaataacctcaggtcTTGAGATAATTAATTATCTGACcattccatcactctttggcaacccagcattgggtcctgatccacagtttgggaaccactgggtgaTATCCCCCGCCCCGTTCATTCTTTGTCATGGAAGAGCAGTCTTTAATGTGGTGTGTTTGGTAGTCCTAGAAATCTACTCAGTTTAACATGTTGGCTTGCATTAAAATCAGatcttagtttttaaaaaaatgcccagTAAAACTGGAAGTTCTCAAATCAGATTTAAAAATCAAGGGGTTTCAGCATGGTACAACTAAAATGGGTGATGGTCACTAGTTTTTAAGACTGGGTGAAAACATTTATAGTAGTGATCAGGGTGAGTACCAATATTTGGTGTGTACTTCAAAAGTTAGGGAAAACAAAGCTAGAAGTCCAATTCAAGGATAAATTAGTGAAAGGTAATGCCATTTCCCCAATTAAGTATCCATGAAGGACATGGCATGAGAGAGAAGTTCTCATACAACAGAGCTTGTAAGATCTAATAATATTGGCTTCTGAAGCTGTAGGTCTCTAAACATCACTTACTAAGGCGGAAAGCCACTGGACAGAGAGAAGATACGTCAACCTGAAGAATGACATTGGCTCTCTTGGTGTGAAATGTCATTGAACATTTAGCTGTAGTAGCAGTACATGTATGAAAAGTCCTGCAAGTGTTCTGACCACCTGGTTCACAAGTCAGCTGGTTGTGGGGGTCAGCTAACAAGCCTTGGCAGCTTGTGGCTGGAATGTAGTAAAAACCTCTGGGGGTCTGTCAGTCTGACAAGTAGAAGTAATGAGAGCAGAATCTGTCTCTTCGCAGTTCTTCAACCTACTTTTCTCCCTTCTCTTTAGGTTTGGCTGTGAAAGAACTGAAGTGAACCAATCGTGTCTGAAATTTGGCCATGGGTTGTAATAAAGGAACAAACTGTTCTTCCTTCTCAGTGTTATATTTTATGAAGGGTAGCTCAGGCAGGTGGCGGCTAGCAATACAACTCTAGTCCTTGGAGAGGAGCAGCAATTCATGGATTCCTGTTACTGTTCTGAAGAACTTTGTTTATCTCCTTGAGGGGTGGGGCATTAATAGTCTTTAGTCAGTCTGTTCATCCCATTAGCTGTTTTCTTTCCACTTGCCTAAATTTTGAATCCAAATAGTTCTAAGATAGGAAGGGTGACTTTCGTTCAAACAGTTCTTAGCTTTCCTGTGGTTAATATATGagcaccattttgaaacactCATCTGAGACATTTGATTTCAATGTACAGTCGTGCGCCAGTTGACAGGGATTGGGACCGTGATCCCTGTCGTCAAGCGGTGCTTGATGCAATCTGAACCCTCTGCGGGGAAGGGAatgctccactcccctccagagggttgtcagagccttccagaggcagcacacatccaagcactgcctctgtgaggctcaggcTGAGGGAAATCGCAGCTCTCGCGTGACTTCTGGATTCACGGAGGAAGCCATAAATTGCACTAGAGGTGCAATTTccttcagtctgagccttgcagaggcagtgcttggacgtgtgctgcctctgggaggatcagacagccctccagaggcaagaagaGCGGAGCTCTCCACATTTGAAGGGTGGGTGTGTGCCCCCATGACCACGTGACCACACATGGTCGTTGCATATGTGATCCCAGCATAGAGGTCACTGAGGGGCGCACACTTGTACATAGAGAGTCCAGCGTTTACAGATCTTCACTTGAACCCCAGAACTGACACCCAAATTCAGTATCTCCTCAAAGCATTCTGCAGTATACTCATTGAAACCCTACAGTGTGGAATTTATAGACATAGTAggtgggggggagtggaagagaatTAAGTTATTCAACCCTGTGGTATGAGTAGAAGCTGGCATGGGCTTTGACCGAAAAAAGGAAGCCAAAAAAACAGTGATGGGAACTTCTACCATATAGTACTTGAGTTTGGAAAATATGAACTAGCAGAGAGTTCAGGCTTTTATAACTATCAGTCTGTGTTCTTTAGAGGGAGGCTGTAAAAGTCATCCCAGCATGGCTTGATTTTACTGGTCAAAATGTATTTCTGAATTATCTTCTTTCCCACAAAATGTGCCGAGGCAGTAGCAAAATCTAGTTTTCAGTAAGTGTACTAGTAAATGCTCCATGAAGTCATTTGTGATATAGGTCATTGTTCTGCAGAGTGACTATCCAGGACAACTGGAAAGTTTCCTTGTTAATTAAGAATTTGGGCCCAGGTTCTTAAAAATAGAACTCTGTCCACGTGCAAGTCATGTTGGATATGATCATTTTTGCTGTTTTCCAAATTGAAATTGTTAAGATATTTTTCTATTAGTTCCTCTTTTTAATACACCAAAAATGGAGAGATCTGTAAATTCAAGGGAAAAATACTTCATTTAGACTTACTGGGAATGTCACAGTATAAGATAACACATATCACATAATGATATGATGAGACCATTACAAGAAGGGTGAAGATTCCTTCATTGTGGGTTTCTGTTTCAGCTGTAGCTTGAAGATGACTGCACAAGTCTGAATTTTAGTCAAAATTCAACCTAAAATTTTCTTTCAAAAGCACCAGGTTGACTTTAGAGTGTTAATGACTAGTATATGAAGAACACACATCTACCATCCATAGCTATTTCCTACATCTGGGGTTGTACTCATGGGACTCCTGTACTCCTGCCATTAGGCAGTGAAACCAGGAATGTGACCCGACTAACAGTGATAGGAGgctgctcagcaggcagagctccaaagcctgcttttccatactcaaaaaagcccttctattcaccctgagcctcttactggtgttatgtcacatctggtctcccgATGTAGGAAATGGCTTGTAGTTTGCAATGCACAACTTTTAGGTTGCCCTGAGGCCTAGTGCCTCTGTTAAGAAACACCTGCTGTGTCTCTATTTTCATTAACCTGAATGAAAGTTGTTACAAGATGGGAGCAGCTTAGCTCAAGAAAGGCATAACCAAAATAATTTATGCCTTTGCTATATCAGTCTGATATTTGAATTGTGTCCTAACACATGTTCATTAACATAAGGCACTTTCATCCATAAGAAGGGGGTTTGCTAATTTCTCCCTCCCTTGACTACCCATATTACTATTGCCCATCTTGCTGTAGAGCTACTGTTCTCAGACTGGagtatgacccaatttttggcagATAGGGTTACacctgtgcatcaagggttaaacctgCTACTCACAgggagcactactgcccaatcaccattgtaatcacagaggcttgagcagctggtaaggtgaaacatttttttaggtgggtcctgatgctaaatagtttgggaacgtctggtctagagggctcgATCCTATGCCAAGGCAGTGCCAGTTGCCTGTTGCTGCCTAGCAGTGGCcatcacaaacataccataaggcatgttggcaGTGGGCCTCCATGCCAGTCAATGGCCAACAGAAGCCCACAGCTGTATTATGCCAAGCAATGGGGAAGGCATTTCTGGATGGCAGAGGGAGTAAAACTGGATGGGTAGAGGGTGGCCCCAGGGATGAATAAGGCCCATTGGTGGCAGAGACTGCCACCAAATCCAATTCCCACCTTCTGCACCAGAAAGCCCTAAATGGGATGTTCAAATCCACaccaatttcactggtgcagatctgagtagacccacagggGCAAGGGAACTgataccctgaggagatctccggcTGGCTTGTTGGCCCCACTGAAtatagcagcagctgttttggcacatCTGTACCATGGCACCATCAACCAGCATAAAATCGAGCTGTAAGTGGCTTTGTAATCTCTGCATTTTCTCTTTGCCTTTTCTATAACTGTACTGACTGAAACAGAAGAGATTACtgatacaaaattaacacatttggAGTTCTGCATAAGAGCTACAAAACTGCAATAGAGTTTCagggaacagtgtttctcaaccagtggtgcgggtaccatcagtggtgcttgaggtggtgtctgatggtactcacagaacccctGGACTCCTGCcatccagcagcaagaccaggaacatgacccAACAAATAGGTAAGAAGCTCGACTCAGCAAGCGATGCTCTggagcatgcttttccacactcaaaaaagccctcccgttcaccctgagcctcttggggtgcaatcctaaccccttaagtcagtgctttccagcacgacataagggcaatgcagctctgaggaaagggaacaaacattcccttactttgaggaggcctctgtgagtaacactcaactgcaggatgcagcacatttcctgttggcaccgctatgccagtgctggaaagcactgacataaggggttaggattgcgcccttgtgtttgtcatgttgcatctggcctcccaacttaGAAGTAatgagtgatgatgtcattgccagttactaaTGTATGTGGGGGACAAACAGACACTGCTTTAGAACTTTCAAAGTTCATTGTCAGTCAAGAATCTTAAGAATTATTTAGGTGGGATGAACTTGTTACATCCTTCAGTCtcctatggtatcgcgctctaaatggtggttctggaactgtcctctccagtgcgcgaaacctgggtaaagcagatatggaggagaGACTGTTACCGGTGCAGGAAATCCTCCCTCCAGTGgttcaatggaaaagcagaagccaatacagttggttccagcggtgttgcaggagttgccagaacgttgatgtgttcagccatgaactgcctcagggactccggctccggattttgcctcgaggttgactcctgaagccttttccaaaactggatgtagccacaaggcggtggaggtttgggatcagttttccttctctcagatgagctgccttcccatgctaacgagtctcatctacccggtggctgtttagtcgcctcttacgacaagtacagccaaactgagggcctattcttatcccccaggggaAGGAATGAACTTACTATTTCTGAAATAGTGTTGCACAGCAAACACTGCTCATTCTGTCTTTTACTTCAAATTCCCCACCTGAACTTTATTGACAATAGTCTTTATTTTTTCACCCAATGAGAAGCTTGCTATAAGTTTCTAAAGTGGTAGCCAGTCTGCTCTGGCTCAAGGAACACCCTCAGCTACTATAATTATTTGCCCTGATGCCAAAGATATGTTTAACTAATGACATCAAGCACAACCACTGTTTCTGCTAAAGATAAGTTGAGTGCTCTTCAAAATCCTGCCCCTAGATGTCGCTCTATGTTTTAAAAAGTCCAGTTGTGTGTTTGGGGGCAGGCAGGTAATACAGGGCTTATAAGTGAAATACCCTGTAAGGTTTGAGTGTTGAAGGTCATTCAACTCACCTCccagtccattctctgctcttTAGTGTATCAATAAACTTCCAATTAAACTGTCTTGTGGGGTTGAAATGGAACTTGTCTGTTTGGAGCAGGTACTCTGCTTGCAAATCACTTTGGCTTGACATGTGCAGAGACAATTGCCTTGTCTGCCAAAAGAGCTCTCTTCCTGCTAGAAATGTACTGTAGGTTAGCTACTTGGGGCTGCCTTCCCCAATGCTAACTTTCAGTGTAGAGCTCCTGCCTAGCAAGAGGTGGAGGAAAGTCTTTACAGGGAGCTGAAGCAAGGAAGAAGATAACCTAGCAACAGTGGGCTGAGATGGACAAGAACACTGTTTGGGCCTAAGTCTGTGCCCTATTAAGGTGAAGAGTTGCTGTCCTGTAGGAACCTGACCTAAGAAGAGAGTTCACTGCAGGATTGTCAGCCAATTATACAGTCccaaccagtaaaactcagatATTAAAAATTTACAACACACCTCTAATCACACTATGTGATTTGGTCTGAATCGCAACATAAAACAACTTTAAAACGTAAAACAAATCAGTACACAatcagagcaggaaaaaaaaaatcccaacagaGCAAGTGATAAAAATTGATAATGGAAAATAAATCTAGCAGTCAAGTCTTAAatcttctattaaaaaaaaaaaaaaaaaagccaggttTTGGCCTGGTGTTTGATGGTATTAAGTGAGGGGGTTTATCCTGGCTTTCACAAGACTTATGGGACTGCAGAAAAGGCACTGTAAGGTAACTGCTATTGGTGGACCTAGATCCAGCTGGCAGGGCCCAGGAGCAGGGGGtaaagggtaatttgtacccgggcccagggtcaaaaagggagcccaggagccaaaggagggggcccagaaatttcctgggattttacattttcctatctactcagacttgttgctggggacactactatgagcatgtggctgcagctactggcaagccatatatgctgggccaagaagtgcatacatgacactgcttaacacagtgtcagatctgggaggcaactggaccgctacagtagctctttagcttgtggatctgcttactatgaaggagtgtataggagctcaacgATGCagttgccgacgatgcagctgtcactacccactctcccaaagatctccagcagcccatggatcgttttagcaaggactgccaagattttggactgacaatcagcctgaagaaaatacaggtcatggttcaggatgtggacttacctccctgcattacagtctctgtgcatgaactggaggttgtccatgactttgtgtaccttggctcaacgatctccgacactctttctctcgataccgagctaaacaaatgcatcggtaaagcagctaccacgttttccagactcacaaagagagtctggtccaataagaagctgacggaacataccaagatcccagtctacagagcttgtgtcctgagtacacttctgtactgcagtgagtcatggacttttcgctcactacaggaaaggaaactgaacgctttccacatgcgctgcctccgacgcattctcagcatcacctggcaggacaacgttccaaacaacacagtcctggaacgtgctggaatccctagcatgtatgcactgctgaaacagagacacctgcgttggctcggtcatgtcatgaaaatggatgatggccggatcccaaaggatctcctctatggagaacttgtgcaaggaaagcgccctacaggtagaccacagctgcgatacaaggacatctgcaagagggatctgaaggccttaggagtggacctcaacaagtgggaaaccctggcctctgagcggcccgcttggaggcaggctgtgcagcatggcctttcccagtttgaagagacacttggccaacagtctgaggcaaagaggtaaagaaggaaggcccatagccagggagacagaccaggaacagactgcacttgctcccagtgtggaagggattgtcagtcccgaattggccttttcagccacactagacgctgttccagaaccaccattcagagcgcgataccatagtctttcgagactgaaggttgccaactcccataggagctcagggacaccactGTGGGGCTACAGGTGCTGGAGAAGTATACTTTGGTGCAAtcagggcactttccattctagggtgagcctaaatatgatgatgcagtctgaagaaaacacaggtcatggttcaggatgtggactcacctccctgcattacaatctctgagcatgaactgaaggttgtccatgactttgtgtaccttggctcaacgatctccgacactcattctctcgataccgagctaaacaagcgcatcggtaaagcagctaccacgttttccagacacaaagagagtctggtccaacaagaagctgacggaacataccaagatccaggtctacagagcttgcatcctgagtacacttctgtactgcagcgagtcatggactcttcgctcacaacaggagaggaaactgagcgctttccacatgcgctgcctccgacgcatcctcggcatcacctggcaggacaaagttccaaacaacacagtcctggaacgtggtggaatccctagcatgtattcactgctgaaacagagacgcctgcgttggcttggtcatgtcgtgagaatgaatgatggccggatcccaaaggatctcctctatggagaactcgtgcaaggaaagcgccctacaggtagaccacagctgcgatacaaggacatctgcaagagggatctgaaggccttagggatggacctcaacaagtggaaaccctggcctctgagcggcccgcttggaggaaggctgtgcagcatggcctttcccagtttgaagagacactttgccaacagtctgaggctaagaggcaaagaaggaaggcccatagccagggagacagaccagggacagactgcacttgctcccggtctggaagggattgtcactcccggattggccttttcagccacactagacgctgtgccagaaccacctttcagagcgcgataccatagtctttcgagactgaaggttgccaatacaatacaaataattttttgcatgattttctatatttaaaaaatgtaagaaagacttgggagtgtgtttggtttttcatattaccgtatctagctgctgatgtcacatgggtgggtagaccagagctctaaagacttttccaggtgtctccaccctccccccaccctgtttcacccttctctgcctccattctgctcacctgtcacaccctcccctgctctgtttcacccctccccctttgcaaaggggcccaaaagaaaccttgtaccccctgataaaattcctctcagaggccatgCCAGCTGGTCTCCACCCCATGACTTGCCAGATTCTGCTTAGTAAACTGACTTTAAATCTGCCCAGATGTATCAGTTTAGACATTAAATTGGCAATCCATGTCACTATGGTATGGAGGGGAAGGAACCAGAagaggagacagcagcaggctctaGGGCTCTACAACCTAAAGCGGCAACATCAGATCTTCATGGTCCCTCCAGGCATGTAAATGGGTACCTGGACAAAGCAACATCTCAGAATCTTCTAAAACAAAATAGGACTGTGCTCATGCTCCTTTCCTCAAGGAGGAAGATCCAGCATGATGTGCATGGTCACTCACATATGCATGTGTGCATGAGACATTCCTTCCTTCTTGGGGTTCTTGGATTGGTACAATGTGACAGCAAAAGGGAAAGAAACAAAAGAGGAGAAGATGAAGTCTGGGACAGGCtttggagcctaatcctatgcatgtctactcagagataagtcccattataatcaatggggcttactgttgggtgtgaataggattgcagccttaggttcaaatcctaaccaactttccggcaccggCATATTGGtgcttgtgtgttggcaaccttcagtctcgaaagactatggtatcgcgctctgaatggtggttctg is a window from the Tiliqua scincoides isolate rTilSci1 chromosome 2, rTilSci1.hap2, whole genome shotgun sequence genome containing:
- the RPL38 gene encoding large ribosomal subunit protein eL38, whose protein sequence is MPRKIEEIKDFLLTARRKDAKSVKIKKNKDNVKFKVRCSRYLYTLVITDKEKAEKLKQSLPPGLAVKELK